CTTCGTCTTAATCGCAACTCTGTTCATTAAGGTTTAGGTATGAAGATTAAAGGAGAGTAAGATGATTGACAGTAAACGCCAACGCGCGCTGAATCGTGCCCAGAAACTGCGCGAGCGAATCGAAGAATATCTTGAATCCAGAAAGACAATCCACACCGGCTTTGACGTGGTTGAAGATGTCGAGGTACGCAAGCGTCGTATCCTGGACGCCTTGGGTGGAACCCAGGAGCAGTGGAACGACTGGCACTGGCAGCTTAGAAACCGTATCCGTGATGTGGACACCCTGGCCCGGCTAATCGAACTCGAGGAGCAGGATCTGGCAGACATCACCAGGGTCGGAAGGCATTACCGCTGGGCGGTCTCGCCCTACTACCTTTCCCTGGCCGACTTCTCCGATCGTTTCGGTCCCATAAAGCTTCAAGCTATTCCATTGATAGCCGAGCTTACCGTGTCGGGTGGAACACTTGATCCCATGGGGGAGGAGTATACCTCGCCTGCCCCTGCCATCACCCGGCGCTACCCTGACCGGTTGATAATCCTCGCCTCAAACATCTGTCCCACCTACTGCCGACATTGTCAGCGCCGAAGGCTTCTCGGTCAGAAAGACCATCACACAGATTGGGGAAAGATCGAATCCTCGATCAAGTATATCCGCGACAACCCCGAGATTCGTGACGTTTTGATCACAGGCGGCGATCCACTGACCCGGGAGGATGAGGATATCGAACGTATGCTTTCGACTTTGCGTAAGATAGACCACGTCGAGATAATCCGCATCGGCTCACGCACACCGGTAACCATGCCACAGCGCATCACACCTGAGCTGGTAAAGATGCTTAGCAAGTATCACCCCTTTTTCTTCAACACCCAGTTCAACCATCCGCGCGAGATAACACCGGATTCTGCCAGAGCCTGCCAGATGCTTGCCGATGCTGGCATCCCCATGGGCAACCAGATGGTGCTTCTGAATGGGATCAACGACCGATGCAGCGTGGTTAAGGCACTCAATCAGGAACTCTTGAAGATCAGGGTGAAACCTTACTACATCTTCCACGCCAAGGAGATCAAGGGCGCGCTCCATTTCGTGACCTCGGTGGACAAGGGGATCGAGATAATGGAGTTTTTGCGCGGCTACACCTCTGGCCTTGCGATTCCCTGCTACATCATCAACGCGCCTCACGGTCTTGGCAAGACCCCGATACTGCCTCAATACGTGCTCTCCCGGGGCCCGGATTTCATAACTATCCGCACCTGGGAGAACAAGGTCGTGCGCTACCCCAACCGCCGGGAAGTGGACATACGGCAATTCTAATTAACCGCAGATTTCGCAGATTTCACGGATTAAACCACCTACCCCTTGATAGGAGAGGGTAGGGTGGGGGTGAGGAAAGTCCCCCTTATCAAGGGGGAATAAAAGGGGGATCCCTCCGTCCGCTCTCGAAGAGCGTCCACCTCCCTTATCAAGGGAGGCTTTTGTTTGGAGTGCGACAACCATGTTGTCGCCGCAACGACACGGTCGTTGCACTCCAGAGAAGCAGTTTTAATCCGCAGATTAGAACTCCTTACAGTCGTTCTCCTTCGGAACGCAGATGGCGCAGATTAAATCCCCCTCCTTGGTGGACAGCGTGCCCCTTGGGGTGCCAATTTTACTGCACCCCATAGGGTAGGGGGTTAGGGGGCGGGGAGTTCGATACCCCTTCCCCCGGCGTTTTGTCAGCGGCTAATTGACATCCCACTGGCCCACTGGCCAGTTGGCTGTTAGCCGTCAGCCGTGAGCTTTTAGGAGGGTGAGCTGAAGCTTGGCGATAGACTGTAATCATACCTCCCCCTCAACGGGGGAGGGTAGGGTGGGGGTGATCTACCGTTTCCTCAGCGACGCTTCACCCTCCCCTTTATCCCCTCCCGTCGAGGGAGGGGTACTTTTGGAGAGCACTTGACACCCAGCATAACCCACGTTAAAATCGCCAGCCCACGTAGTGCGAGGCTTTAGCCTCGCAGCGAACCTAAAGGTTCGCGCTACATGTTCGCCTTGACTTAAATCAACCTTTCTTATACAATACCTGATGGCTAAACCAAAAGAACGTAAGCCCCAACCCAACCCGAAAGAATGGAAGTGGTGCAAGCACCCGGAGTGTATGAAGCAAGCTCAACAGCTTGAGGGGTTCGGTGGAGTAAACGAACAAGAGTTAATGAGAGAGTATTCGGAGCTTTGCGCCATCTTTCTTGAGGATTACTGCTGGGGACACCTTAGTAACAAAGCTGAATATAGAGTGAAAATTCAAAAAAGTATCCAAGAAGGCCACTTACTCATCGGTCGCCGCAACGACGCGGTAGTTGCGCTCCAGAGTTATTCTCTCGGATTATTTCCCCCCTCCCTGGTGGAGGGGGACAAAGGGGGAGGGGATGCTTGACACCTCGCATAACCTACATTAAAATCGCACATGGCTAAACCCAAAGGGCGCAAACCCGCAAAAGATTCCAAACCCCCCGACCCGAAAGTATGGAAGGGATGTAAAGCTGAAGGATGTACGAAGTACGCCCCCTTCCTTGAAGAATATTGCTGGAAGCATTTGTCCGATGATAAGAAAACCGCTTATAAAAGGAAGATTGAGTTGTGGGCAAAAACGGAACAACATTTAGAGAGAGCCAACCTTCAAGAAGTCAATCTGGAGGGGGCAGACCTCTCTAGGTCTTTACTCGACAAAGCAGT
The DNA window shown above is from candidate division TA06 bacterium B3_TA06 and carries:
- a CDS encoding lysine 2,3-aminomutase translates to MIDSKRQRALNRAQKLRERIEEYLESRKTIHTGFDVVEDVEVRKRRILDALGGTQEQWNDWHWQLRNRIRDVDTLARLIELEEQDLADITRVGRHYRWAVSPYYLSLADFSDRFGPIKLQAIPLIAELTVSGGTLDPMGEEYTSPAPAITRRYPDRLIILASNICPTYCRHCQRRRLLGQKDHHTDWGKIESSIKYIRDNPEIRDVLITGGDPLTREDEDIERMLSTLRKIDHVEIIRIGSRTPVTMPQRITPELVKMLSKYHPFFFNTQFNHPREITPDSARACQMLADAGIPMGNQMVLLNGINDRCSVVKALNQELLKIRVKPYYIFHAKEIKGALHFVTSVDKGIEIMEFLRGYTSGLAIPCYIINAPHGLGKTPILPQYVLSRGPDFITIRTWENKVVRYPNRREVDIRQF